A stretch of the Bdellovibrio sp. 22V genome encodes the following:
- a CDS encoding prolyl oligopeptidase family serine peptidase, with the protein MRNSLRRWFLLLPLLVGCKSKTIAQDPYLWLEEVEGKKALEFAQTENKKTLEHFQKNPHFKKIEKEARAILLAEDRTPAVSLRKGELYNFWRDQKNVRGVWRKTSISSYKTKHPKWDILLDIDELAKKENENWVWSGASTLGPRHDRALVSLSRGGKDAVVVREFDLNTRQFVKDGFYVPEAKTHISWKDENTVFVGTDFGAGSLTDSGYPRIVKVWKRGTPLSKAVTVQEASPKDMSAYSYIIDENDKRYVFHSIRKGFYSSTNWYEDKNGNKTRLPMPEDSEFWGVFSDKLFFELKSDLGSFKSGSIVFMPLNALSQGEAAQKTLRALFVPTDKRFIQGMSPTKNHILLHVTDNVLSRIEKVTFTSADTWTTEVVKLGENGVSSVTSTEEESDNYLAQYVDFLTPNSLYLGNASDKNNHMDLLKKSPERFNSVGLKTERFEATSKDGTKIPYFVVSKKDIKLDGKNPTLLYGYGGFQAPMQPSYLNVIGKVWVEKGGVYVLSNLRGGGEFGPAWHQAVLKENRYKVYEDNIAIAESLIAKGITSPQHLGISGRSNGGLLTGATFTTRPDLFNAAIVGVPLLDMLRYHKLLAGASWMDEYGDPDDPKMREAILKYSPYQRLNKEVKYPEVFIMTSTKDDRVHPGHARKMVARMKEQGHPVFYYENTEGGHAGSANIEQTILWNSLEYSYLWERLQ; encoded by the coding sequence ATGAGAAATTCGCTTCGCCGTTGGTTTCTTTTGTTGCCTCTTCTTGTGGGCTGTAAATCCAAAACTATTGCGCAAGATCCTTATCTTTGGCTTGAAGAGGTCGAAGGGAAGAAAGCTTTAGAGTTTGCGCAAACGGAGAACAAGAAAACTCTTGAACACTTTCAGAAAAATCCCCACTTCAAAAAAATTGAAAAAGAAGCGCGTGCAATTCTTCTTGCCGAGGATCGCACTCCCGCAGTCAGTTTAAGAAAAGGTGAACTTTACAATTTCTGGCGCGATCAAAAAAATGTTCGTGGTGTCTGGAGAAAAACTTCGATTTCCAGTTACAAAACAAAGCATCCGAAATGGGATATTCTTCTTGATATCGATGAGTTGGCAAAAAAAGAGAATGAAAACTGGGTGTGGAGTGGGGCTTCGACTTTAGGTCCTCGACATGACCGTGCGCTCGTCTCTTTGTCTCGCGGAGGCAAAGATGCTGTTGTCGTGCGTGAGTTCGACTTGAATACGCGCCAGTTTGTTAAAGACGGTTTTTACGTGCCAGAGGCTAAAACTCATATCAGTTGGAAAGACGAAAATACTGTATTCGTCGGGACTGATTTTGGAGCAGGCAGTTTGACGGACTCGGGCTATCCCCGAATTGTAAAAGTTTGGAAACGCGGAACGCCCTTATCCAAAGCCGTGACTGTTCAAGAGGCTTCCCCAAAGGATATGTCTGCTTACAGTTACATTATTGATGAAAACGACAAGCGCTATGTCTTTCACAGCATTCGCAAGGGTTTCTATAGCAGTACAAATTGGTACGAGGATAAAAATGGCAACAAGACTCGCCTGCCTATGCCAGAGGACTCCGAATTTTGGGGTGTCTTTTCTGACAAACTTTTCTTTGAGTTAAAATCTGACTTAGGCTCCTTCAAAAGTGGCAGCATTGTTTTCATGCCTTTAAATGCTCTCTCTCAAGGTGAAGCGGCCCAGAAGACATTGCGAGCTTTGTTTGTGCCGACGGATAAAAGATTTATTCAAGGAATGAGCCCCACCAAGAATCATATTCTTTTGCATGTCACAGATAATGTTTTGTCTAGGATCGAAAAAGTCACTTTTACATCGGCCGACACGTGGACAACGGAAGTTGTGAAGTTGGGGGAAAACGGTGTTTCTTCAGTCACTTCGACGGAAGAAGAAAGTGACAATTATCTCGCTCAGTATGTGGATTTCCTTACGCCGAACTCCCTTTATCTTGGCAATGCCTCTGACAAAAACAATCACATGGATCTTCTGAAAAAATCTCCTGAAAGATTTAACAGCGTCGGGTTAAAGACGGAACGTTTTGAGGCCACCAGTAAAGACGGTACCAAGATTCCGTATTTTGTCGTGTCTAAGAAAGACATAAAGCTCGACGGAAAAAATCCGACTTTGCTTTATGGTTACGGCGGATTTCAAGCGCCGATGCAGCCTTCTTACTTGAACGTTATTGGCAAAGTGTGGGTTGAAAAAGGTGGCGTGTATGTCTTAAGCAATTTGCGTGGTGGCGGAGAGTTTGGTCCCGCTTGGCATCAAGCTGTTTTGAAAGAAAATCGTTACAAAGTTTATGAAGACAATATCGCCATTGCTGAGAGCTTGATTGCAAAAGGCATCACGTCTCCGCAGCACTTGGGAATTTCGGGTCGCTCTAATGGAGGGCTTTTAACGGGTGCGACTTTCACGACTCGTCCCGATTTATTCAATGCTGCGATCGTGGGTGTACCTTTGTTGGACATGCTTCGTTACCACAAGCTTCTTGCGGGTGCGAGCTGGATGGATGAATACGGAGACCCCGATGATCCTAAAATGCGCGAAGCGATTTTAAAGTATTCTCCCTATCAGCGTCTTAACAAAGAAGTGAAGTATCCTGAGGTGTTTATCATGACCAGCACGAAGGATGACCGGGTTCATCCTGGCCACGCTCGTAAGATGGTGGCGCGAATGAAAGAGCAAGGACATCCTGTGTTTTATTATGAAAATACGGAAGGTGGGCACGCTGGCAGCGCTAATATTGAACAAACTATTTTGTGGAATTCACTTGAATACAGCTATCTTTGGGAACGGCTGCAGTAA
- a CDS encoding transketolase C-terminal domain-containing protein, whose product MTEPIQIKTKLAGNPSQEPQFKTYVKSKDGRQIPVADPRATRALVSLMDMNAVLGGAASHYGGPAALAELMSALHGHVFDVAAREKKQWHELFHIVNDAGHCENGLYALKANYQMAGLTLESLKKFRSIESGLTGHGEVHCFPEGVFISNGPLGSAFPQTQGVAMGEAISGRNRVTVTTISDGACMEGEAKEAFAAIPGLAATGKMGPYVLIISDNNTKLSGRIDTESFSMTPTFQSLKTLGWNVITLAEGNDLQKCYDTLVTAIEQAKANPKAPVVIHAKTVKGIGTKKTAESATGAHGFPLKSPTELPAFLSEIYGGENLPAVYGTWIEELHKWEAEIKANAVKDTGEKIQVGVSSAMIRARKAGLPVLSVTSDLPGSTGVAGFRKEFPQDSFDVGIAESNMVSVAAGLTKLGYIPVVDTFAQFGVTKGALPLTMGALSEAPVIAIFSHTGFQDAADGASHQALSYMAMVSSIPHVDVYSLSCSEEADALVYAAIENFAKALREGQVPHSSIFFLGRENFPKSYAQVSAYDLKKAQVLLDTANDKAKSVTIATTGSLVPQALQAAKTLEAKGYGAVVVNCACVNHIDVATVKMALEKTQGRLVTAEDHQVIGGFGQMLSHALLQADVTFTVKSLGVKGEFGQSAYTAADLYAKHKVDAAAIVEATGLFFQKSGAW is encoded by the coding sequence ATGACAGAACCCATTCAAATCAAAACAAAACTCGCGGGCAACCCTTCCCAGGAGCCTCAATTTAAAACTTACGTAAAAAGCAAAGACGGAAGACAAATTCCCGTTGCGGATCCTCGCGCGACTCGTGCGCTTGTGTCCTTGATGGATATGAACGCTGTCCTTGGCGGAGCAGCCTCGCACTACGGTGGACCGGCGGCTTTGGCCGAATTGATGTCGGCTTTGCACGGGCACGTTTTCGACGTTGCGGCTCGCGAGAAAAAACAATGGCATGAACTTTTTCACATCGTGAACGATGCGGGCCACTGTGAAAATGGTCTTTATGCTTTGAAGGCCAATTATCAAATGGCGGGTTTGACTCTTGAGAGTCTTAAAAAATTCCGTTCGATCGAGAGCGGGTTGACGGGGCACGGTGAGGTTCACTGTTTCCCTGAAGGTGTTTTTATCTCTAACGGTCCCTTGGGTTCTGCATTCCCACAAACGCAAGGCGTGGCGATGGGCGAGGCGATCTCCGGTCGCAATCGCGTCACTGTGACGACCATTTCTGATGGCGCGTGTATGGAAGGCGAAGCAAAGGAGGCGTTTGCAGCCATTCCGGGTTTGGCGGCGACGGGCAAGATGGGGCCGTACGTTTTGATTATCAGCGATAACAACACGAAGCTGTCAGGTCGTATTGATACTGAATCTTTCTCTATGACCCCGACATTCCAATCTTTGAAAACATTGGGATGGAACGTGATCACGTTGGCAGAGGGCAATGACTTGCAAAAGTGTTACGACACTTTGGTGACAGCGATTGAGCAGGCGAAGGCCAATCCAAAAGCGCCGGTTGTTATTCACGCAAAAACAGTGAAGGGGATCGGTACTAAAAAAACGGCGGAGTCTGCAACGGGCGCTCACGGTTTCCCATTGAAAAGCCCGACGGAATTGCCGGCTTTCTTGAGTGAAATTTACGGCGGCGAAAATCTTCCGGCTGTTTATGGAACATGGATCGAAGAGCTTCATAAATGGGAAGCGGAGATCAAAGCCAACGCGGTTAAAGACACAGGCGAAAAGATTCAAGTCGGAGTTTCTTCAGCGATGATTCGTGCGCGCAAAGCGGGCTTACCTGTTTTGAGTGTAACTTCGGATCTTCCTGGCTCGACAGGTGTTGCTGGATTCCGTAAAGAATTCCCGCAAGATTCTTTCGATGTGGGTATCGCGGAAAGCAATATGGTGTCTGTAGCCGCGGGTCTTACGAAGCTGGGATATATTCCGGTTGTGGATACGTTTGCACAGTTTGGTGTGACCAAAGGTGCGTTGCCATTGACGATGGGAGCTCTTTCTGAAGCTCCGGTGATTGCGATCTTCTCACACACGGGTTTTCAAGATGCCGCGGACGGAGCTTCTCATCAGGCTTTGAGTTATATGGCGATGGTTTCTTCCATTCCTCATGTGGATGTATACTCTCTTTCTTGCAGCGAAGAAGCGGACGCTTTGGTTTACGCAGCTATCGAGAATTTTGCAAAAGCGTTGCGAGAAGGACAAGTTCCGCACTCTTCGATTTTCTTCTTGGGTCGTGAAAACTTCCCGAAATCTTACGCGCAAGTTTCTGCGTATGATCTGAAAAAGGCGCAAGTCCTTTTGGATACCGCAAACGACAAAGCGAAATCGGTCACAATTGCAACTACGGGCTCTTTGGTTCCTCAGGCGTTGCAAGCTGCGAAGACGTTGGAAGCCAAAGGCTACGGCGCGGTTGTGGTGAATTGTGCTTGTGTGAACCATATCGACGTCGCAACAGTGAAAATGGCTTTGGAAAAAACGCAAGGCCGTTTGGTGACTGCGGAAGACCATCAAGTCATCGGTGGCTTCGGTCAAATGCTTTCTCACGCACTTTTGCAAGCGGACGTGACATTCACGGTGAAAAGTTTGGGCGTCAAAGGTGAATTCGGGCAAAGCGCTTATACGGCGGCAGACCTTTATGCAAAACACAAGGTCGATGCGGCGGCTATCGTGGAAGCGACAGGTTTGTTCTTCCAAAAAAGCGGCGCTTGGTAA
- a CDS encoding protein-glutamate O-methyltransferase CheR, protein MTAVKKSEIVGALYDFEEIKLSDKMFMKFAERMYELAGVDLPLTPKNHALIRNRIVKLLRRHSLKSYEEYWTKLEHGGPDMISEFISALTTNMTSFYRESNHFDFLAEVLPDLLRKNSNDVRIWCAAASTGQEPYTIVMTACEALGDGASKVRLLATDIDLQVLKKASTGTYEDREMQGLPPVQRTKYFEKTKANGDEFYRAKDSIHKMIRFAPFNLMNPKYEFQHKFHVIFCRNVLIYFDEATTKRVIDNLVTCLAPGGYLILGHSESGNVKHPSLKPLSRAVYLKT, encoded by the coding sequence ATGACGGCTGTAAAGAAATCGGAAATTGTCGGCGCTTTATACGACTTTGAAGAGATTAAACTCTCTGACAAAATGTTTATGAAGTTTGCCGAGCGCATGTATGAGTTAGCCGGTGTGGATCTGCCGTTGACGCCGAAAAATCACGCATTGATTCGCAATCGTATCGTAAAACTTTTGCGTCGTCATTCATTGAAATCTTATGAAGAATATTGGACGAAGTTAGAGCACGGAGGTCCCGACATGATCTCTGAATTTATTTCCGCTCTGACCACGAATATGACGTCGTTCTATCGTGAATCCAATCATTTTGATTTTTTGGCTGAAGTTTTGCCGGATCTTTTGCGCAAGAACAGCAATGACGTGCGCATTTGGTGTGCGGCAGCCAGCACGGGACAAGAGCCTTATACGATCGTGATGACGGCTTGTGAAGCTTTGGGCGACGGTGCTTCGAAAGTGCGCCTTCTTGCAACAGATATTGATTTGCAGGTTCTCAAAAAAGCTTCGACAGGAACTTACGAAGATCGCGAAATGCAGGGACTTCCTCCTGTGCAAAGAACCAAATATTTTGAAAAAACCAAAGCGAATGGCGACGAGTTTTACAGAGCCAAAGATTCCATCCATAAGATGATCCGCTTTGCGCCTTTCAATTTGATGAATCCTAAGTATGAATTTCAGCACAAGTTCCACGTGATCTTCTGCCGAAATGTTTTGATCTATTTTGATGAAGCGACAACAAAAAGAGTGATCGATAACTTGGTGACATGTTTGGCTCCGGGCGGTTACTTGATTTTGGGTCACTCTGAATCGGGGAATGTAAAACATCCTTCTTTGAAACCCCTTTCCAGAGCCGTTTACCTTAAAACTTAA
- the add gene encoding adenosine deaminase, whose amino-acid sequence MENLYSHNIRDILKVELHRHLDCSVRWSTLIELAPQVGIPLAKTSQGQKDQFLITSPMKDLGAVLGKFLNAQKVLASEEILTRIAFEACEDAYNDGIRLLELRYAPTFISEGHKNLTFEKIHKSLRKGIDQAKKIYPMAVGLICIVQRIKSYETAEEVVDFAIDHKDSFIALDLADNEEGFDPKAFAPLFQKAKKAGLHITVHSGEAPQPESAQWVKDSIEILGAERIGHGVQIIRNADILNFVRDRRIPLEVCPISNYLTQTFKTYEEHPIRQLINAGVLVTINSDDPGVFATTLSDDYEVLHRVHKFTLQDFKRCNQIAFDASFIAEAEKNRFMSEFFG is encoded by the coding sequence ATGGAAAATCTTTATTCCCATAACATTCGCGACATCTTGAAGGTCGAGTTGCACCGTCATCTAGACTGCTCAGTGCGTTGGAGCACCCTTATTGAACTCGCTCCCCAGGTTGGAATTCCCCTCGCAAAAACGTCGCAAGGTCAAAAGGACCAGTTTCTAATCACGTCGCCTATGAAGGATTTGGGCGCGGTCTTAGGCAAATTCCTGAACGCACAGAAAGTGCTGGCCAGCGAAGAAATTCTGACTCGCATCGCTTTTGAAGCCTGTGAGGACGCTTATAACGACGGCATTCGTCTTTTGGAACTTCGCTATGCGCCCACGTTTATCTCTGAAGGTCACAAAAACTTAACATTTGAAAAAATCCATAAGTCCCTGCGCAAAGGCATTGATCAGGCAAAAAAGATTTACCCAATGGCTGTAGGTCTTATTTGTATCGTGCAAAGAATTAAGTCCTATGAAACCGCAGAAGAGGTTGTCGATTTCGCTATTGATCACAAAGACAGCTTTATCGCCTTGGATTTAGCCGACAATGAAGAAGGTTTTGATCCCAAAGCCTTCGCTCCTCTTTTTCAAAAAGCAAAAAAGGCGGGATTGCACATTACTGTTCATTCGGGAGAAGCCCCTCAACCTGAATCCGCGCAATGGGTGAAAGACAGCATTGAAATTCTTGGTGCCGAAAGAATCGGACATGGCGTGCAAATCATTCGCAACGCTGACATCCTGAATTTCGTTCGCGACCGTCGTATTCCGTTAGAGGTTTGCCCTATCAGCAACTACTTAACTCAAACTTTCAAAACTTACGAGGAACATCCGATCCGTCAGCTTATCAACGCCGGAGTTCTGGTCACAATCAACTCGGATGATCCGGGAGTTTTCGCGACCACACTGAGCGACGATTACGAAGTTCTTCATCGTGTGCACAAATTCACTTTGCAGGATTTCAAACGCTGCAATCAAATCGCTTTCGATGCGAGTTTCATCGCCGAGGCAGAGAAAAACAGATTCATGTCGGAGTTCTTCGGATGA
- a CDS encoding chemotaxis protein CheW: MSDVSLKAKPGQYLTFQLMAEQYGVAIETVREINQFGEITPVPRTPDYVKGVMNLRGKIIPVVNLRIKFGMQPQDTTRDTCIIVIDTEIGQVGMIVDSVKEVVDLQESQIEPSPVLGNEHAMSFVRGMGKVDNKVVILVDIVSAFSHDQMGQMAHFSHQEEAKAA, translated from the coding sequence ATGAGTGATGTATCTTTGAAAGCAAAACCAGGCCAATACTTAACTTTCCAACTTATGGCTGAGCAATACGGCGTAGCTATTGAGACTGTAAGAGAGATCAACCAATTTGGTGAAATCACGCCAGTTCCGCGCACTCCAGACTATGTTAAAGGAGTTATGAACTTGCGCGGAAAGATCATTCCAGTTGTTAATTTGCGCATTAAATTCGGCATGCAACCGCAAGACACGACACGCGACACGTGCATTATCGTGATCGATACAGAAATCGGTCAGGTAGGTATGATCGTAGACTCTGTGAAAGAAGTGGTTGATTTGCAAGAGTCACAAATTGAACCATCACCGGTTCTAGGCAATGAACACGCAATGTCTTTTGTTCGTGGTATGGGTAAAGTCGACAACAAAGTGGTTATCCTTGTCGATATCGTATCCGCTTTCTCACACGATCAAATGGGCCAAATGGCGCACTTCTCTCATCAAGAAGAAGCGAAAGCAGCTTAA
- a CDS encoding chemotaxis response regulator protein-glutamate methylesterase translates to MAGSKIRVLIVDDSAVIRKLLEKIFSSSPDIEVVGTASDPYIARDKLVALKPDVMTLDVEMPRMDGISFLEKVMQHFPTRTIIFSSLAKTGSETYLRALEAGAIEIMEKPSIDVSQNLESLSQAIIEKVKAVAKARINPIKKHVHTAGTPVEKVKHTSLARTTHQLIAVASSTGGTEALKVFLSGMPADIPGTLVVQHMPPGFTKSFAENLNNMFPFEVKEAQEGDQVVPGRVLIAPGNYHMEITRSGAFYYVKLHQGPQLHSVRPAADYLMKSVAKFVGKNALGVVLTGMGKDGAEGLLEMKNAGAYTVAQNEETCVVYGMPAAAVALGAADKVLPLDRIAGDLLSQIQSRNAA, encoded by the coding sequence ATGGCTGGTTCCAAAATCAGAGTATTAATTGTCGACGACTCCGCAGTGATCAGAAAACTGTTGGAAAAAATCTTTTCCTCCAGTCCTGATATCGAAGTTGTAGGTACGGCGTCGGACCCCTACATCGCTCGTGACAAGCTCGTGGCTTTGAAGCCCGATGTAATGACTCTCGACGTAGAGATGCCGCGTATGGATGGCATTAGTTTCCTCGAAAAAGTTATGCAGCATTTTCCAACTCGCACCATTATTTTTTCGAGTTTGGCGAAAACAGGTTCTGAAACGTACCTTCGTGCTCTGGAAGCGGGCGCGATTGAGATCATGGAAAAACCTTCCATCGACGTCAGTCAAAACCTGGAATCTCTTTCGCAGGCGATTATTGAAAAAGTAAAAGCGGTGGCGAAAGCGCGCATCAACCCAATTAAAAAACACGTTCATACAGCCGGAACTCCGGTTGAAAAAGTCAAACACACGTCACTGGCAAGGACGACACATCAGCTGATTGCTGTCGCATCTTCTACGGGTGGAACCGAAGCCCTGAAGGTTTTCCTTAGCGGGATGCCTGCGGATATTCCCGGGACCCTCGTTGTGCAACATATGCCGCCAGGTTTTACGAAATCCTTCGCGGAAAATTTGAATAATATGTTTCCGTTTGAGGTGAAGGAAGCACAAGAGGGTGATCAAGTGGTTCCTGGCCGTGTGTTGATTGCACCGGGCAACTATCATATGGAAATCACGCGCAGTGGTGCTTTCTATTACGTGAAACTTCATCAAGGGCCGCAGCTCCATAGCGTGCGTCCTGCCGCTGACTATCTTATGAAGTCTGTAGCGAAGTTCGTGGGTAAGAACGCCCTGGGCGTTGTTCTTACGGGCATGGGTAAAGATGGAGCCGAAGGTCTTTTAGAAATGAAAAATGCCGGGGCTTATACCGTCGCGCAGAATGAAGAAACGTGCGTCGTTTACGGGATGCCGGCCGCCGCCGTGGCGTTAGGCGCTGCGGATAAAGTTCTGCCTTTGGATCGCATTGCAGGGGATCTGCTTTCACAGATTCAAAGTCGTAACGCCGCTTAG
- a CDS encoding chemotaxis protein CheA, with product MSGDNSFFEELQMDFLNESAFMLEQYEESMMKLENSEDPAKDLTDIFRVAHSVKGGAAAVGLTDLSKFAHVMEDLLDLLRSRPTLVNSNVISLLLQSGDELKNRITSLQQGQNGAWDTSALVAQLIQITEELSGKPSRHEEPKAVVEEVKEAVPDDFFASASPVAETAPAPEDDHTNHELLAELLAQLSPEDQAEFHAKEEEAKKVTAAAPKVETPVEKPAPVLKVVETPAPAAAKPAAAAVPAAKAPVDSANSGNGGGGANKAAAKATNSTIKVDTGRVDSVLDAVGELVVLKNQLVHDETVRSGVNLRLEAIVDQLDKAVRELYEKTLSIRMTPLKSMFIKIQRIVRDVSLSLDKPVDLQLIGEETEVERTVFELLGDPLVHLVRNSMDHGVEKKETRLERGKPVTAKVVVSAKQSGGNVIIDISDDGGGINREKVLNKAIERGFVPTGVDPSTIPDEQVFQYIFQPGFSTADKISDLSGRGVGLDVVKSNLDKINGKINIFSKSGQGTTFRLTIPLSTAITDGIIVALDGARYILPIHSIREIVRVLPKDYTNISGAGKVASIRGHLLPVIDVSKTLGSINWSLNKKDHQLVAKRENSLSARREETMLVIIESMTGQMAFPVDDVLGQAQVVVKPITTGQDIPEVAGAAILGDGRTVLILEPGALVSNVAKGREIAA from the coding sequence ATGAGCGGTGATAATTCTTTCTTTGAAGAACTGCAGATGGATTTTTTGAATGAGTCTGCTTTTATGTTAGAGCAGTACGAAGAGTCCATGATGAAGCTGGAGAACAGTGAGGATCCAGCGAAAGATCTGACAGATATTTTCCGGGTAGCTCACTCCGTAAAAGGGGGAGCCGCAGCGGTAGGTCTGACGGATCTTTCAAAGTTTGCGCATGTGATGGAAGATCTTTTGGATCTGCTTCGTTCTCGTCCCACGCTTGTAAATTCCAATGTGATCTCGTTGCTTTTGCAGTCAGGCGATGAACTTAAAAACCGTATCACCTCTTTGCAACAAGGACAAAACGGTGCTTGGGATACTTCGGCTCTTGTTGCGCAATTGATTCAAATTACGGAAGAGCTTTCGGGAAAACCTTCTCGTCATGAAGAGCCGAAAGCAGTTGTTGAGGAAGTCAAAGAGGCCGTGCCTGATGACTTCTTTGCCTCAGCGTCACCTGTCGCGGAAACCGCGCCAGCACCGGAAGACGATCATACAAATCACGAATTGCTTGCTGAACTTCTTGCGCAACTCTCTCCTGAGGATCAGGCCGAGTTCCACGCAAAAGAAGAAGAGGCCAAGAAGGTCACAGCGGCGGCTCCGAAGGTGGAAACCCCTGTGGAAAAGCCTGCACCTGTTTTGAAAGTTGTTGAGACTCCGGCACCCGCAGCGGCAAAACCTGCTGCGGCAGCGGTTCCTGCAGCGAAAGCGCCTGTGGATTCTGCTAACTCCGGCAATGGTGGCGGCGGTGCGAACAAAGCTGCTGCAAAAGCGACGAACAGCACAATCAAAGTGGATACGGGACGTGTTGACTCAGTATTGGATGCCGTTGGTGAGTTGGTTGTTTTGAAAAACCAATTAGTGCATGACGAAACGGTTCGCAGCGGGGTGAATCTGCGTTTGGAAGCCATCGTCGATCAATTGGATAAAGCTGTGCGTGAGCTCTATGAAAAAACTTTGAGCATCCGTATGACTCCGCTCAAATCCATGTTCATTAAAATTCAGCGTATCGTGCGCGACGTATCTTTGTCTTTGGATAAACCCGTTGATCTGCAATTGATTGGTGAAGAGACCGAGGTCGAAAGAACGGTGTTTGAACTTCTGGGTGATCCTCTCGTGCACTTGGTGCGTAACTCAATGGACCACGGGGTTGAGAAAAAAGAAACCCGTCTTGAGCGCGGTAAACCCGTGACTGCGAAGGTTGTCGTTTCCGCCAAACAGTCGGGTGGTAATGTTATCATCGATATCTCTGACGACGGTGGCGGTATCAACCGTGAAAAAGTTTTGAATAAAGCTATTGAAAGAGGTTTCGTTCCTACAGGTGTAGATCCTTCCACGATTCCGGATGAACAAGTATTTCAGTATATTTTCCAACCGGGGTTCTCGACGGCGGATAAGATCTCGGATCTTTCCGGTCGTGGGGTCGGCCTGGACGTCGTGAAATCCAATTTGGATAAGATCAACGGGAAGATTAATATTTTCTCTAAGTCAGGTCAGGGAACGACGTTCCGTTTGACGATCCCTCTTAGTACGGCGATCACGGACGGTATTATCGTGGCCTTGGATGGAGCTCGTTATATTCTTCCGATTCACTCCATTCGCGAAATCGTGCGTGTTCTTCCTAAAGACTACACGAATATTTCGGGTGCGGGAAAAGTCGCGAGCATTCGCGGGCATCTATTGCCTGTAATAGATGTTTCTAAGACATTGGGCTCTATCAATTGGTCGTTGAATAAAAAAGATCACCAGCTCGTCGCAAAAAGAGAGAACTCTTTAAGCGCACGCCGCGAAGAAACCATGCTTGTTATTATCGAATCCATGACAGGTCAAATGGCGTTCCCTGTGGACGACGTCTTGGGCCAGGCGCAAGTGGTGGTGAAACCTATTACGACGGGTCAGGATATTCCGGAAGTGGCGGGAGCCGCCATCCTAGGTGACGGTCGTACAGTTCTTATTTTGGAGCCGGGCGCGTTGGTTAGTAACGTTGCTAAGGGGCGGGAGATCGCAGCATGA
- a CDS encoding trypsin-like serine protease, translated as MKNVFIVAMTALLATACAPTSSVDSITTSEAQNSIVGGDKVQSSSLIGRSTVGIYEPNIGYICSGTLIAKNLVLTAGHCVDPKAKNLVVMFAPEMRKAAKEQIRAVTNAIVHPDYSTEIREKDMYDIAILRFEGEAPAGFQVAPMLFSSEYLQNNGRTIVAGYGLSWTIGLKAGAGTLRTTTLEIDEVDYSSTEVMLGQSVRRGICSGDSGGPAYLQINGQLHVWGVASRGDSLPGFLTPKCMLFSIFTRVGAHQTWIQDTMAELAK; from the coding sequence ATGAAAAACGTATTCATCGTGGCGATGACAGCATTGTTGGCAACGGCTTGTGCTCCCACATCTTCAGTCGATTCTATCACGACATCAGAAGCGCAAAACTCAATCGTCGGCGGCGACAAAGTTCAAAGCTCAAGCCTTATCGGCCGCAGCACAGTCGGAATCTACGAGCCTAATATCGGCTATATTTGTTCGGGAACTTTAATTGCAAAGAACCTGGTTCTGACTGCGGGACATTGCGTAGATCCAAAAGCTAAAAATCTTGTTGTGATGTTTGCTCCGGAAATGCGAAAAGCGGCGAAGGAACAAATTCGTGCGGTGACGAATGCAATCGTGCATCCTGACTATTCGACAGAGATTCGCGAAAAAGACATGTACGATATTGCGATTCTTCGTTTTGAAGGCGAAGCTCCGGCGGGATTCCAAGTAGCACCGATGTTGTTTTCCTCGGAGTACTTGCAAAACAACGGTCGCACGATCGTTGCGGGTTACGGTTTGAGCTGGACAATAGGTTTAAAGGCGGGCGCAGGAACGTTAAGAACGACGACACTAGAAATTGATGAGGTGGATTATTCATCGACGGAAGTGATGTTGGGGCAATCCGTACGTCGCGGCATCTGCAGCGGAGACTCTGGCGGACCGGCGTACTTGCAAATCAACGGGCAGCTTCATGTTTGGGGAGTTGCAAGTCGTGGCGACTCTTTGCCGGGGTTTTTGACTCCAAAGTGCATGCTGTTCTCTATTTTCACTCGCGTGGGTGCGCATCAGACTTGGATTCAAGATACGATGGCGGAATTGGCGAAATAA